In a genomic window of Helianthus annuus cultivar XRQ/B chromosome 10, HanXRQr2.0-SUNRISE, whole genome shotgun sequence:
- the LOC110882258 gene encoding CCHC-type zinc finger protein CG3800-like, with product MGNLPKCGNCQRHHTGQCRYGKYYNCGKVGHDKETCWRGTGHGNEGQDGSGNRGGNNNNDYQGRNSNDQEQGQGCGGIGHFRKVYLGTKPKCDECKFHHESRCLRPWCDRCGKEGHNKDACWAKYSRQGGNDDGNEDGNESARVPGCYKCGDVGHFRKDL from the coding sequence atgggtaacCTACCTAAGTGCGGCAACTGTCAACGACATCATACCGGGCAATGTAGATATGGAAAATATTataactgtggcaaagtggggcaTGACAAGGAGACGTGTTGGCGTGGTACTGGACATGGAAACGAAGGTCAAGATGGTAGCGGAAATCGCggaggaaacaacaacaacgactaTCAGGGCAGAAACagtaatgatcaagaacaaggTCAAGGTTGTGGTGGCATAGGGCATTTCAGAAAGGTTTACTTGGGAACTAAGCCAAAATGTGATGAGTGCAAGTTTCACCATGAAAGTCGATGTCTGAGGCCTTGGTGCGATAGGTGCGGAAAGGAAGGACACAACAAGGATGCCTGCTGGGCGAAGTATTCCAGACAAGGAGGAAATGATGATGGCAACGAAGACGGAAATGAAAGTGCTAGAGTTCCGGGCTGCTACAAATGTGGGGACgtggggcactttaggaaagatttgtga